A window of the Garciella nitratireducens DSM 15102 genome harbors these coding sequences:
- a CDS encoding LytR/AlgR family response regulator transcription factor → GESLVSEVVNSDVRYDAIFFDIALSGMSGIEAAKKIREVDESSLFIFITSLNDKVYQVFQFDTFHFIRKSYFEKEIKPVLDLLMKRLNRDCERFNFRTENGEITLRLNEIVYFERENRNVIVHTKNHSYIITNRSIKDLRLELGDKGFFEIYRGTLVNLSYGRYIKDSAFVLTTGKKLPISRRKLPEFKEIFFDNLQKV, encoded by the coding sequence TGGGGAGTCTCTGGTATCCGAGGTAGTAAATTCTGATGTAAGATATGATGCAATATTCTTTGATATCGCCCTGTCAGGAATGAGCGGAATAGAAGCTGCTAAGAAAATACGAGAAGTGGATGAATCCTCTCTCTTTATTTTTATTACTTCCTTAAATGATAAAGTATATCAAGTATTTCAGTTCGATACTTTTCATTTTATTCGAAAAAGCTATTTTGAAAAAGAAATAAAACCGGTATTAGATTTATTAATGAAAAGATTAAATAGAGATTGTGAACGCTTTAATTTTAGAACAGAAAATGGAGAAATAACATTACGATTGAATGAGATCGTATATTTTGAACGAGAGAATAGAAATGTTATAGTGCATACTAAAAATCATTCCTACATTATAACAAATCGCAGTATAAAGGATTTACGATTAGAATTAGGCGATAAAGGTTTTTTCGAAATATATCGAGGAACCTTAGTAAATCTAAGCTATGGAAGATACATAAAAGATAGCGCTTTTGTACTAACCACAGGAAAAAAGCTTCCTATTTCTAGAAGAAAACTTCCAGAATTCAAAGAAATTTTCTTTGACAATCTACAAAAGGTGTGA
- a CDS encoding GHKL domain-containing protein has translation MIIDAIVFYYYLSSNQFYLQSQKKEIEKLYQKANKKYIKESKQQTEYLYKIWHDLNNHIKNLELLMNNANHKDSFPYMESLKKSVNKIPNKILTGNKIADVVFNQKSTDAALNDIKFYVKANLPSKLTIEDTDFSSILFNTIDNAIEASLNIEKKEDRLIHIEIYPKRQYLYYEIINNIAPSMIQKRKKYFNKKEYLSPGYGLMILQDIADKYDGYLNYGIMDGQFQLRMYLLLDKI, from the coding sequence ATGATTATTGATGCCATTGTCTTTTATTATTATCTTAGTTCTAACCAATTTTATTTACAAAGCCAAAAAAAAGAAATAGAAAAACTTTATCAAAAAGCCAATAAAAAATACATCAAAGAAAGTAAACAGCAAACAGAATATCTCTATAAAATTTGGCATGACCTAAATAATCATATTAAAAATTTAGAATTATTAATGAATAATGCTAATCATAAGGATTCTTTTCCCTATATGGAATCTCTTAAAAAGAGTGTAAATAAAATTCCAAATAAAATCCTAACTGGAAATAAAATCGCAGATGTAGTTTTCAATCAAAAAAGTACAGATGCTGCTTTAAACGATATTAAATTCTATGTAAAAGCAAATCTTCCATCAAAATTGACAATAGAAGATACTGATTTTAGCTCTATTTTGTTTAATACAATTGATAATGCTATTGAAGCTAGCTTAAATATTGAAAAAAAAGAAGATCGGCTGATCCATATTGAAATCTATCCTAAGAGACAATATCTATACTATGAAATCATCAATAATATAGCACCCTCTATGATACAGAAACGCAAAAAATATTTTAATAAAAAAGAATACCTCTCTCCTGGATATGGACTTATGATTCTTCAAGATATTGCAGATAAGTATGATGGATATTTAAATTATGGAATAATGGATGGGCAATTTCAATTAAGAATGTACTTACTTCTTGATAAAATTTAA
- the panD gene encoding aspartate 1-decarboxylase → MNITIMKSKIHRVTVTDANLDYIGSITIDEKLMKEAHIIENEKVQIVNINNGERFETYVIKGPFGKGDICLNGAAARLVQPKDKIIILSYCIIDQKEAENFKPKIVFVNEQNKIKE, encoded by the coding sequence ATGAACATCACGATAATGAAATCAAAAATTCACAGGGTCACTGTTACAGATGCAAACTTAGATTATATAGGAAGTATTACTATAGATGAAAAGTTAATGAAAGAAGCTCATATTATTGAAAATGAAAAAGTACAAATAGTGAATATAAACAATGGAGAAAGATTTGAAACTTATGTAATTAAAGGGCCATTTGGGAAAGGAGATATCTGCCTTAATGGTGCTGCTGCAAGGCTTGTTCAACCTAAAGATAAAATTATAATTTTATCTTATTGTATTATAGATCAAAAAGAAGCAGAAAATTTCAAACCGAAGATTGTCTTTGTAAATGAACAAAATAAAATAAAAGAGTAA
- the panC gene encoding pantoate--beta-alanine ligase yields the protein MKVIRSIFQMQEERIEIKKKNLSIGFVPTMGYLHEGHLSLIKKSKEENDITIVSIFVNPTQFGPSEDFNKYPRDEKRDLQKCEENSCDIVFLPKKNEMYPQYFFTFVEVEKLGEKLCGKSRPTHFRGVTTVLTKLFHIIRPDRAYFGQKDAQQLLIVKKMVEDLNMEIEIIGCPIIREEDGLAISSRNVYLKENERKDAILLYQSLKQAEELIKKGEKDPLRIKEEMKKIILSGKNNQIDYIEFVDTKTLDPVSKIKGETLIAIAVKTGTTRLIDNIIVKE from the coding sequence ATGAAAGTAATCCGTTCTATCTTTCAAATGCAAGAAGAGAGAATAGAGATAAAAAAGAAAAATCTTTCGATAGGATTTGTACCTACAATGGGGTATCTTCATGAAGGCCATTTAAGTTTAATCAAAAAATCCAAAGAAGAAAATGATATAACCATTGTAAGTATATTTGTAAACCCAACACAATTTGGTCCTAGCGAAGATTTTAATAAATATCCTAGAGATGAAAAAAGAGATCTTCAAAAGTGTGAAGAAAATAGCTGTGATATTGTATTTTTACCTAAAAAAAATGAAATGTATCCTCAGTATTTTTTTACCTTTGTAGAGGTAGAAAAGCTAGGAGAAAAGTTATGTGGAAAATCTAGACCTACTCATTTTAGAGGAGTAACTACAGTTCTAACAAAATTATTTCATATTATAAGACCGGATCGAGCTTATTTTGGACAAAAGGATGCTCAACAATTGCTAATTGTCAAAAAGATGGTAGAAGATTTGAATATGGAAATTGAGATAATAGGATGTCCCATCATAAGAGAAGAAGATGGATTGGCTATTAGTTCAAGAAATGTATATTTAAAGGAGAATGAAAGAAAAGATGCAATTCTCTTATACCAATCATTAAAACAAGCAGAAGAATTGATAAAAAAAGGAGAAAAAGATCCTTTGAGAATAAAAGAAGAGATGAAAAAAATAATTCTTTCAGGAAAAAATAATCAGATTGATTATATTGAATTTGTAGATACCAAAACACTAGATCCTGTTTCAAAAATAAAAGGAGAAACTTTAATAGCTATTGCAGTGAAAACGGGAACGACACGTCTAATAGATAATATCATAGTAAAAGAATAG
- the panB gene encoding 3-methyl-2-oxobutanoate hydroxymethyltransferase → MKKTVSTFKKAKNNQKLSMVTSYDYSMTKILDQAGIDGILVGDSLGMVALGYENTLSVTIEDMVHHTKAVARGAKNALIVSDMPFLSYHINREDTIKNAGRLIQEGNAHAVKVEGGREILDKVEALIKAQIPVMGHLGLTPQSINMFGGFKVQGKSKSQIEKLIEDAKLLEEIGVFAIVLECIPEKIAKLITEKLSIPTIGIGAGRYCDGQILVVNDMLGMYSDFVPKFVKQYKNLKMDIEEAIQNYIEEINNGSFPEEKHIFKIDEKILDEFE, encoded by the coding sequence ATGAAAAAAACTGTGTCAACATTTAAAAAAGCAAAAAATAATCAAAAATTATCTATGGTTACATCTTATGATTATTCTATGACAAAAATTTTAGATCAAGCAGGGATAGATGGGATATTGGTAGGAGATTCTTTAGGAATGGTTGCATTGGGATATGAAAATACTCTTTCTGTTACAATAGAAGATATGGTTCATCATACAAAAGCGGTAGCAAGAGGGGCCAAAAATGCTTTGATTGTTTCAGATATGCCTTTTTTATCTTATCATATTAATAGAGAGGATACGATAAAAAATGCGGGACGATTAATCCAAGAAGGAAATGCTCATGCTGTGAAAGTAGAAGGTGGCCGAGAAATTTTAGATAAAGTAGAAGCTCTTATCAAAGCACAAATTCCTGTTATGGGACATTTAGGATTGACTCCTCAGTCTATTAATATGTTTGGGGGGTTTAAAGTACAAGGAAAAAGCAAATCTCAAATTGAAAAATTAATAGAAGATGCTAAGTTGTTAGAAGAAATAGGAGTATTTGCTATCGTATTAGAATGTATTCCTGAAAAAATTGCTAAATTGATCACAGAAAAACTCTCAATCCCTACCATCGGGATAGGTGCAGGAAGATATTGTGATGGGCAAATACTTGTTGTCAATGATATGTTAGGAATGTATTCTGATTTTGTCCCTAAATTTGTAAAACAATATAAAAATTTAAAAATGGACATAGAGGAAGCCATTCAAAATTATATAGAAGAGATAAATAATGGAAGTTTTCCAGAGGAAAAGCATATTTTTAAAATAGATGAAAAAATATTAGATGAATTTGAATGA
- a CDS encoding Rossmann-like and DUF2520 domain-containing protein, whose amino-acid sequence MNIGFIGAGKVGCSFGHYLKQQNLSIIGYYSRSTASSSYAAHLTHSSPLEFAELIKKSDYIFITTPDCEISNIWNRMLEYPLAGKRIFHMSGCLSSNIFCGWKEKQVLCYSIHPLFSFADKNSSHLEDVVFSIEGNYIEKIKNFLEKSHLQYFIIEEKNKPLYHASAVLVSNYMVTLAKIAEDLLKKCGLNQFQCVNAIYPLMKSTLENIKEKQIVNSLTGPIIRGDEETVKRHIENLNQYKKYRDIYRSLGEIALEIAEEKKNLSEEKTNQLYKILRGDCNEKNCVNI is encoded by the coding sequence ATGAATATTGGTTTTATAGGTGCCGGAAAGGTTGGCTGTTCCTTCGGACACTATTTAAAACAGCAAAATTTATCTATTATAGGCTATTATAGTAGAAGTACAGCATCATCTTCTTATGCTGCACATTTAACGCACAGCTCACCTCTAGAGTTTGCTGAACTCATCAAAAAATCTGATTATATTTTCATAACAACTCCAGACTGCGAGATTTCCAATATATGGAATAGAATGCTAGAATATCCTTTAGCAGGGAAGAGAATATTCCATATGAGTGGTTGTTTGTCTTCTAATATTTTTTGTGGTTGGAAAGAAAAGCAGGTTCTTTGTTATTCCATTCATCCGTTATTTTCCTTTGCAGATAAAAATTCATCCCATTTAGAAGATGTAGTTTTTTCAATAGAAGGAAATTATATTGAAAAAATTAAAAATTTTCTGGAAAAATCTCATTTACAATATTTTATTATAGAAGAGAAAAACAAGCCTTTGTATCATGCTTCTGCTGTTTTGGTTTCTAATTATATGGTTACTTTAGCTAAGATTGCAGAAGATTTATTAAAAAAATGTGGACTTAATCAATTTCAATGTGTAAATGCGATTTATCCTTTGATGAAAAGTACCTTAGAGAATATTAAAGAAAAACAGATTGTAAATTCTTTAACAGGGCCAATCATTCGAGGGGATGAAGAGACTGTAAAAAGACATATAGAAAATCTTAATCAATATAAAAAATATAGAGATATTTATCGATCTTTAGGAGAAATAGCACTGGAGATTGCAGAAGAAAAGAAAAATTTATCTGAAGAAAAAACAAATCAATTATATAAAATTTTAAGAGGTGATTGCAATGAAAAAAACTGTGTCAACATTTAA
- the mutY gene encoding A/G-specific adenine glycosylase has protein sequence MNVEEMKYFSNELLKWYDQNARILPWREHPSAYRVWISEVMLQQTRVNAVKPYFERFMKECSTIQDLAHISEDKLLKLWEGLGYYNRAKNLKRAAQIIEEKFGGRLPSDRKCLQSLPGIGPYTAGAISSIAFGHKVPAVDGNVLRVMSRVLANKEDITCTAVKKEIEKIIYKILPEKRAGDFNQALMELGAVICVPNGAPKCTACPLSPICQGYQQGIEEKLPIKAKKKKRTIEKKTIFLLVYEEYILIRQRPNKGLLSNMWEFPNVEGYLSNQKCKEKMQQWKIDVKQILPLNSSKHIFTHKEWRMIGYLIIINKKPKELKGIWVTKQQILDKYSIPSAFQHYLKILFLQ, from the coding sequence ATGAATGTAGAAGAAATGAAATATTTTTCAAATGAATTGCTAAAGTGGTATGATCAAAATGCGCGAATACTTCCATGGAGGGAACATCCTTCTGCTTATCGAGTTTGGATTTCAGAGGTTATGCTTCAACAAACAAGAGTAAACGCAGTAAAGCCATATTTTGAAAGATTTATGAAGGAATGTTCAACAATACAGGATCTTGCTCATATTTCTGAAGACAAGCTTTTAAAACTATGGGAGGGATTAGGATATTATAATCGAGCTAAAAATTTAAAGCGGGCTGCTCAAATAATAGAAGAAAAGTTTGGAGGAAGACTTCCCTCAGATAGGAAATGTTTACAGTCTTTACCAGGGATTGGGCCCTATACCGCAGGAGCAATTTCTTCGATAGCTTTTGGTCATAAAGTTCCAGCAGTAGATGGAAATGTTTTGAGAGTTATGTCACGGGTGCTTGCAAATAAAGAAGATATTACTTGTACAGCAGTAAAAAAAGAGATAGAAAAAATTATATATAAAATATTACCAGAAAAACGAGCAGGAGATTTTAATCAAGCATTGATGGAATTAGGTGCAGTAATATGTGTGCCTAATGGAGCTCCTAAATGTACTGCGTGTCCTCTTTCCCCTATTTGTCAAGGATATCAGCAGGGAATAGAAGAAAAATTACCTATAAAAGCAAAGAAAAAGAAAAGAACCATAGAAAAAAAGACGATTTTTCTCCTGGTTTATGAAGAGTATATTTTAATAAGACAAAGACCCAATAAGGGGTTACTATCAAATATGTGGGAATTCCCAAATGTAGAGGGTTATTTATCCAATCAAAAATGCAAAGAAAAAATGCAACAATGGAAGATTGATGTAAAACAAATCCTTCCTTTGAATTCTTCTAAGCATATATTTACTCATAAAGAATGGCGTATGATTGGCTATCTTATTATTATTAATAAAAAGCCAAAAGAGTTAAAAGGCATTTGGGTGACTAAGCAACAAATTTTAGATAAATATTCTATCCCTTCTGCCTTTCAACATTATTTAAAAATCTTATTTTTACAATAG
- a CDS encoding AEC family transporter, with the protein MGISILLNQILTMYLLMTLGYFIIKKEWLNEEGSRQIANILLKIVTPIVIINAFNTEFSLLKLKELAFTFLLGIILLGIGFIIAHIFLRKENPLEQFAAGFPNVGFFGIPLVQGLLGIEAVFYISMIIVAYNIYSWTYGVYLLSQHRDSIHLKILLTNPASVGLWIGLMIFIFPGILPNVLSQSLNMVANLNTPLAMFVLGSYIAESSLSEIFKSKMAYKACVIKQIFTPLIIVFVLKLLPNHLQMLKMVLLIASSAPTGVTMAMFAQQHEKDYAYGARIISLSTLLSIFTIPFILSIAMRIW; encoded by the coding sequence ATGGGAATTTCTATTTTATTAAATCAAATCCTTACCATGTATTTGTTAATGACTTTGGGCTATTTTATTATAAAAAAAGAATGGTTAAATGAAGAAGGAAGCAGACAGATTGCAAATATATTATTAAAGATTGTTACTCCTATCGTGATTATCAATGCTTTCAATACAGAATTTTCTTTATTAAAATTAAAGGAATTGGCTTTCACTTTTCTATTAGGAATTATCCTATTGGGAATTGGTTTTATTATAGCTCATATTTTTTTAAGAAAAGAAAATCCTTTGGAACAATTTGCTGCTGGATTTCCCAATGTAGGTTTCTTTGGAATCCCATTAGTGCAAGGATTATTAGGTATAGAAGCTGTTTTTTATATTTCTATGATTATCGTAGCTTATAATATTTATTCATGGACTTATGGAGTTTATTTATTATCACAACATAGAGATTCCATTCATTTAAAAATTTTATTAACCAATCCAGCGTCTGTTGGTTTATGGATTGGTCTTATGATTTTTATTTTTCCAGGAATTCTACCAAATGTTTTATCTCAAAGTTTAAATATGGTGGCAAATCTAAATACTCCTTTGGCTATGTTTGTATTAGGATCCTATATTGCAGAAAGTTCTTTATCTGAAATTTTTAAAAGTAAAATGGCTTACAAGGCTTGTGTCATTAAACAAATATTCACTCCACTGATAATTGTTTTTGTTTTAAAATTGCTCCCCAATCATCTTCAAATGTTAAAAATGGTTTTGTTAATTGCAAGTTCTGCTCCCACTGGAGTGACTATGGCGATGTTTGCTCAACAACATGAAAAAGATTATGCATACGGTGCTCGAATTATATCTCTTTCAACATTATTATCTATTTTTACCATTCCTTTTATTTTATCTATTGCTATGAGAATATGGTAA
- a CDS encoding dipicolinate synthase subunit B, with protein sequence MGLKGKKIGLAITGSCCNFHNVFPEIERLAKEEVDLYPIISEAVDTFDTRFGTAKEWKERLKQITKKELINSIIGAEPVGPKLNLDLLLVLPCTGNTLAKLANGITDSSTTMACKAHLRNQKPLVLAIATNDGLGANAKNIGLLLNTKNIYFVPFGQDDAKRKPNSLVAKFEMVLPTLEKALQGKQIQPVIL encoded by the coding sequence ATGGGATTAAAAGGTAAAAAAATTGGATTGGCAATCACAGGATCTTGTTGTAACTTTCATAATGTATTTCCTGAAATTGAAAGATTAGCAAAAGAAGAAGTAGACCTATATCCTATTATTTCTGAAGCAGTGGATACCTTTGATACGAGATTTGGCACTGCTAAAGAGTGGAAGGAAAGATTAAAACAAATTACCAAAAAAGAATTGATTAATAGTATAATAGGGGCAGAACCAGTAGGTCCAAAATTAAATTTAGATTTACTTTTAGTTCTTCCCTGTACAGGAAATACTCTTGCAAAATTAGCGAATGGAATTACTGATTCTTCTACCACCATGGCATGTAAGGCGCATTTAAGAAATCAAAAACCGTTAGTATTAGCTATTGCTACTAATGATGGACTAGGAGCAAATGCTAAAAATATTGGACTTTTATTGAATACTAAAAATATTTATTTTGTACCTTTTGGTCAAGATGATGCAAAACGAAAACCGAATTCTCTTGTAGCTAAATTTGAAATGGTCTTGCCAACCTTGGAAAAGGCATTACAAGGAAAACAAATACAGCCAGTGATTTTATAA
- the dpsA gene encoding dipicolinate synthase subunit DpsA: MKKRKFTILGGDKRNVELARLLMEDSNEVQTFALNDTEYYLPKCKTLEEALDYGKIIVGPLPISRDGKTLNTPLFSESIELERILRGLTEKNIFIAGKIGSHFLENAKKKGIVLEDYFAREEMQIFNAIPTAEGAIQIAMEQMDITLHNSNAMILGYGRIGKALSKMLQGIGANVYVEARKYEDLAWIKNQGYFPIHLKELDFYINRMDVVFNTVPSMILDEKRLEKLNANCIIIDLASSPGGVDFEKAKELGIKAILASGLPGKVARVTAAAIIRDTIYHIIQEREEEKWD; the protein is encoded by the coding sequence ATGAAAAAAAGAAAATTTACTATTTTAGGAGGAGACAAAAGAAATGTTGAGTTGGCACGTTTATTAATGGAAGATAGCAATGAAGTACAAACTTTTGCTTTGAATGACACAGAGTATTATCTTCCTAAGTGTAAAACTCTTGAAGAGGCCCTCGATTATGGGAAAATAATTGTAGGTCCTCTTCCTATCTCTAGAGATGGGAAAACTTTAAATACTCCATTATTCTCAGAGAGCATTGAATTAGAGAGGATTTTAAGGGGATTGACTGAGAAAAATATTTTTATAGCGGGGAAAATAGGGTCTCATTTTCTAGAGAACGCAAAGAAAAAAGGGATTGTTTTGGAAGATTATTTTGCTCGAGAAGAAATGCAGATTTTTAATGCTATTCCTACAGCAGAAGGAGCTATACAAATCGCTATGGAGCAAATGGATATTACCCTTCACAATTCCAATGCCATGATATTAGGATACGGAAGAATTGGCAAGGCTCTTAGTAAAATGCTTCAAGGAATTGGTGCAAATGTATACGTAGAAGCTAGAAAATATGAGGATTTAGCATGGATTAAGAATCAAGGATACTTTCCCATTCATCTGAAAGAGTTGGATTTTTATATTAACAGAATGGATGTAGTCTTTAATACGGTACCTAGCATGATTTTAGATGAAAAACGATTAGAAAAATTAAATGCAAACTGTATTATTATTGATCTCGCTTCTAGTCCTGGAGGTGTAGATTTCGAAAAAGCCAAAGAGTTAGGCATCAAAGCGATACTAGCAAGTGGATTACCTGGAAAAGTAGCTAGAGTAACGGCGGCAGCGATTATTCGAGATACTATCTATCATATTATCCAGGAAAGGGAGGAAGAAAAATGGGATTAA
- a CDS encoding MYG1 family protein encodes MFCFYDCKTKKNKERIKIDRKKTFKEVGTHDGRFHADEVMATAILSKIFDIKVVRTRDKKILDQLDIVYDVGGGKFDHHGAEKVYRDNGIPFAACGLIWNEFGGEVIKKENPDLTEAEIDSIFKYVDTVLVEGIDANDNGIKPEDREIIYMNISTVLSGFNPPWYLEDKEEELFFQAVEVSKQILKNTIQRKLEVIKAKDHVISAYKNRDRMKILVLDQYCPWQETLQEIDKEENVLFTVYPNQENFAIQTVKDQEGGTRKYLPKEWAGKENQDLVKVTGVEDAVFCHTGRFLAIAASLEGIMKMAEIAIHSSDRE; translated from the coding sequence ATGTTTTGCTTTTATGATTGTAAGACAAAAAAGAATAAGGAGAGGATTAAAATAGATAGGAAGAAAACTTTTAAAGAAGTAGGAACTCATGATGGAAGATTTCATGCGGATGAAGTGATGGCAACGGCCATTCTTAGTAAAATTTTTGATATTAAAGTAGTAAGAACAAGGGATAAAAAAATACTAGATCAATTAGATATTGTCTATGATGTAGGGGGTGGAAAATTTGATCATCATGGAGCGGAAAAAGTATATCGAGACAACGGCATCCCTTTTGCAGCTTGTGGTCTTATTTGGAATGAATTTGGAGGAGAGGTTATTAAAAAGGAAAATCCAGATTTAACAGAAGCAGAGATAGATTCTATTTTCAAATATGTAGATACGGTTTTAGTGGAAGGGATTGATGCAAATGATAATGGAATAAAGCCAGAAGATAGAGAGATTATCTATATGAATATTTCTACTGTTTTATCTGGATTTAATCCTCCTTGGTATTTAGAAGATAAAGAAGAAGAACTTTTCTTTCAAGCAGTAGAAGTAAGTAAACAAATTTTAAAAAATACTATTCAGCGAAAGTTAGAAGTAATTAAGGCAAAAGATCACGTGATTTCAGCTTATAAGAATAGAGATAGAATGAAAATTTTAGTGTTAGATCAGTACTGCCCTTGGCAAGAAACCCTTCAAGAGATTGATAAAGAGGAAAATGTACTTTTTACAGTTTATCCAAATCAAGAAAATTTTGCAATACAAACTGTTAAAGATCAAGAAGGAGGGACTAGGAAATATTTACCAAAAGAGTGGGCAGGAAAAGAGAATCAAGATCTTGTAAAGGTAACAGGAGTAGAAGATGCAGTATTTTGTCATACAGGAAGATTTTTAGCTATAGCAGCAAGTCTTGAAGGAATTATGAAGATGGCAGAGATTGCAATTCATTCTTCTGATAGAGAATGA
- a CDS encoding S66 peptidase family protein has protein sequence MIFPEKLQKGDIIGLIAPSSPITKEEAFLCEKFIKDRGYQVKLGNSIYRSIHGYCAGTGEERAKEINKMFLDKEIKAIFCTRGGYSSCHMMDKIDYEMIRKNPKIFVGYSDVTNLNVVFNQRCDLVTFHGPMVKSNLIYRQEDFTKKSFQEAIYMEKELLLKNPPGEELKVLIGGIAEGMIVGGNLSLLTSMIGTPYEVNTRGKILFIEEVGEKIHHIDRMMYQLKYAKKLEQAEGILFGDFTNCENFYDKNYKVIDLLKDVLKGYKKPVMYNIRSGHCFPMVTIPLGSKCIVNTNDKEIKFVR, from the coding sequence ATGATTTTTCCAGAAAAATTGCAAAAAGGAGATATCATTGGCCTTATTGCTCCTTCTTCTCCAATTACAAAAGAAGAAGCTTTTTTATGTGAAAAATTTATAAAAGACAGGGGCTATCAGGTAAAATTAGGAAATTCTATATATCGATCTATTCATGGATATTGTGCTGGAACAGGGGAAGAAAGAGCGAAAGAAATAAATAAAATGTTTCTAGACAAAGAAATAAAAGCAATTTTTTGCACTAGAGGAGGATATTCTAGTTGTCATATGATGGATAAAATTGATTATGAAATGATTAGAAAAAATCCTAAAATATTTGTAGGATATAGTGATGTAACTAATCTAAATGTAGTATTTAATCAAAGATGTGATCTAGTAACCTTTCATGGGCCTATGGTAAAATCTAATCTAATTTATCGTCAAGAGGATTTTACTAAAAAAAGTTTCCAAGAAGCTATTTATATGGAAAAAGAATTATTACTTAAAAATCCTCCAGGAGAAGAATTAAAAGTCCTTATAGGAGGAATTGCTGAAGGAATGATTGTAGGAGGAAATTTATCTTTACTAACTTCTATGATTGGAACTCCCTATGAAGTGAATACAAGGGGAAAGATATTATTTATTGAAGAAGTAGGAGAAAAAATACATCATATTGATAGAATGATGTATCAATTAAAATATGCGAAAAAATTAGAACAGGCAGAAGGAATTCTCTTTGGAGATTTTACTAATTGCGAAAATTTCTATGATAAAAATTATAAGGTAATAGATTTACTAAAAGATGTTTTAAAGGGTTATAAAAAACCTGTTATGTATAATATCCGATCTGGGCATTGTTTTCCAATGGTTACTATACCATTGGGAAGTAAATGTATAGTCAATACGAATGATAAAGAAATAAAATTTGTAAGGTAA
- the ilvN gene encoding acetolactate synthase small subunit, with product MEKYVLSLLVENNFGVLSRIAGLFARRGFNIDSLTVGKTENQKISRMTITVTGDQQVLEQIIKQLNKLIEVIKIVELTPKDSVNRELVFIKVKADNHTRCDIIAISNIFRANIIDISPNTLILQITGDEDKIEALMEMLSPFGILEFIRSGITGLQRGDKVIHLSK from the coding sequence TTGGAAAAATATGTACTATCATTATTGGTAGAGAATAATTTTGGGGTATTAAGTAGAATAGCAGGGCTTTTTGCGAGAAGAGGATTTAATATAGATAGTCTAACAGTAGGAAAAACGGAAAACCAAAAAATATCAAGAATGACCATTACTGTGACTGGAGACCAACAAGTTTTAGAACAAATAATAAAGCAATTGAATAAATTAATAGAAGTGATAAAGATAGTAGAATTAACACCCAAAGATTCTGTAAACAGAGAACTGGTTTTTATAAAAGTAAAAGCAGATAATCATACAAGATGTGATATTATTGCAATTTCCAATATTTTTAGAGCCAATATTATAGATATATCTCCGAATACATTAATTCTTCAGATAACAGGAGATGAAGATAAGATAGAAGCATTGATGGAAATGTTATCTCCCTTTGGAATATTAGAATTTATTCGTTCAGGAATTACAGGACTTCAACGAGGAGATAAGGTGATTCATTTATCCAAATAA